CCGAGCGTTCCGGTACAGGTGAACTCGCTTGGGCCCCACATGTACCGGTACACCGGAACCGCGAACCGCTCCATCGAACGCATCATGCAGTCCGGCCAGGGATCCATCCGGCAGATATGGAGGCGGTAATATTCCATCATCGCGTCCTGGAACTCCGGCGATTCAAAGTCCCCGTCTGCTTCATGGCGGAGAATGGTATCGCGGGTTTTCTTTGGAAGTTCTCCCACGTACTGCCGCTGGTCGGCATTCCAGCGCGAGGCCGAGAGGCAGGGGCCGGAGAGGACCAGACGCTGCACTCCCGAAGGCCGCTTCCGCAGCATGTACTCCACGGCAAGCATGCTGCCCCAGGACTGGCCGAGGATGTGCAATGTATCGAGACCGAGAGCCTCCCGCACCTGCACGAGTTCTTCCACAAAGCGCTCAACCGTGAGAAGCGATTCGTCCGCAACCGTGTCGGAGTTCCCGCACCCCAACTGGTCGTAGAAGATGACCGGCCGTTCATCAGCGAGCCCGGAGATCGGGAGCAGGTAGTCGTGCGGTATGCCCGGGCCGCCATGGAGGACGAGCAGGGGCGTCCCGGGGCGGTCCGGGCCGAATATCCTGTACCATACCTTCCCGCCCGTGACGGGAATGGTGCCTTTGCGTATTTTTCCGGTCATGAATGGTTCCCCGGCCGTTTTTCGCTGGGTAACAACGAATGTCGTTTTATTCATTTAAAAGGGTGGGCGATGGTGGGTGAACGTGGTTGAAAATTGTTCTGAAACGTTTTTTTGGAAATTATTTTGTTGTGGAAAAATTTTGGGAAAAAATCCGTGGGAGTACGGTGAATTAATTTTTGCTGAGGGGGCTGGATCTCACAAATATTTTTGTTGATGAGCCAAGGAATCTTCAAAAAATTTATTGAGGCGCCGGGGCCTTGTAGCTCCTGCTTAAGGGAGGTATGTCCACCCTGGTACTCCCGTGGGTAGCGGGGAATAACACTCAACGTGATGGTGGTACGGGGCCGCAAACCTTGTACGTGCGAGGGCAGTAAACACCGGGCGACCTTCAACCGTTTGGGATTATCCGGCGATCGTGAGGCTTATCCGGATTAAACGCAGCCGGGGCTGACGCGGCTCCCTGGTTTTTCCCGTCATTCAACCTGTTCTTCTGCCCATGAGAGAACACCTTGCGCAAACCTGATCGCTTCGGTATATTCTTCTTTGGTTACCGGAGTGGCGATTCCCGGGTATCTCGTATCTGAAGCATATGAGGTAAGGGTGACTGCACCCCATAGCAGTTCAGGAATTGTGAGGCTATGCTGTTCGAGTCCCGAGAGAAGGGCATTGATATCATGAGTGTAAGGATAGGGGATTTTCCGGTTTACAAAAACGGCCTTAAGCGCTTTTTCTGCTGCCTGCTGGGCCTGGAAACAGAGATCTTCGTAGAGAACCCCCGGTGTCTTTGTTGAGGCAAGGGCAAGGGAACTCCGGGCCCGGGTAAGCCATTCTTTCGGGTTATCTGGCGATCGTCTTCTTCCGCTCATACATGACCCGGCCTTCCCGCACCGCGGGATATACGACACTGAATGGGGAATTTTTGCAATCCTCAACCTGCTGCGGTGTGACGATGACGAGATCGATTGACCGGGTGATTCCCCGCATCCGCTGGTAGATTATTCCCGCGAGTTTGCGTGCATTGTATCTGCCGGCCTTTATTATGAGAAAGTCGAGGTCACTGTGCGATCCGGGTGTTCCTCTCGCAGTGGAGCCGAAGAGGAGAACCTGTTCCGGATGGGAGGCCTCAACAATCCGGTTGACGATTTCCTTGATTTCGATCTGTCGGAGGGATGGTGTCTTTTGCATATATTCACCGGACCCGGAATCATGTTCCTCATCACGGTATTCGGCAGTCCTGCCCTTGATGAGTTCTCTTACGTTGTATGGTATCTTTGTCCGGGATTATTATAGGGTTTGCGTACAACCCGGGTGCCGGGCCGTTGCCATTCCGGTGGCCCCGGAGGTGCCGGACCCGTGCAGCGGACCTGTCACTGGTAGCAGATCCGAATGGAATCCAACCTGTCACGGATCGCGTGACCCGTCACCGGCTAAAGGGAATTTCGTGCTTTTTTACGACGGAGAATCCTCAATACCCGGCGTGAGACCCCCTGCCAAAACAGGGGTTCTTTTCATTTTCCCGCACTATTGCCCGTCAGGGAGGAGATCGGCCAGCCAATTGCGTCTATTAGCGCACTTTTCATTCTTCGACGGAGAAATTCCAATCGGGGCCCGTATAAGCCGATAAAATCTCCTCATAGCACCGTTTTCCGGGAATTCAGCATGTTCGGACAGGGCCGGGGGGGTTTCCCGGCAGGGCTCTCCGTCGGAGAATGGGTCTTGCGGGGATGCATCTTCCCGGGGGTATTCCGCAGGGATGATCTCCGAAGTGAAATCTCCTTCCCCGTCGGAGATTATCATCCGGACCCCCTGTTTGTGAAGAACCTCCGGTGGATCGTACTAAACAG
Above is a window of uncultured Methanoregula sp. DNA encoding:
- a CDS encoding proline iminopeptidase-family hydrolase, which produces MTGKIRKGTIPVTGGKVWYRIFGPDRPGTPLLVLHGGPGIPHDYLLPISGLADERPVIFYDQLGCGNSDTVADESLLTVERFVEELVQVREALGLDTLHILGQSWGSMLAVEYMLRKRPSGVQRLVLSGPCLSASRWNADQRQYVGELPKKTRDTILRHEADGDFESPEFQDAMMEYYRLHICRMDPWPDCMMRSMERFAVPVYRYMWGPSEFTCTGTLGSFDCTDRLREITIPVLFTCGRYDEATPAATAWYREMLPGSQMAVFEDASHAHHLEKEDEFLAAVRTFLRGT
- a CDS encoding nucleotidyltransferase domain-containing protein; protein product: MQKTPSLRQIEIKEIVNRIVEASHPEQVLLFGSTARGTPGSHSDLDFLIIKAGRYNARKLAGIIYQRMRGITRSIDLVIVTPQQVEDCKNSPFSVVYPAVREGRVMYERKKTIAR
- a CDS encoding HEPN domain-containing protein codes for the protein MSGRRRSPDNPKEWLTRARSSLALASTKTPGVLYEDLCFQAQQAAEKALKAVFVNRKIPYPYTHDINALLSGLEQHSLTIPELLWGAVTLTSYASDTRYPGIATPVTKEEYTEAIRFAQGVLSWAEEQVE